One genomic window of Verrucomicrobiia bacterium includes the following:
- a CDS encoding ABC transporter ATP-binding protein, with amino-acid sequence MRSSKRILDVSNLRIERNGTVILHDVSWQVQRGQHWAILGANGSGKTSLLSALTGYLMPTAGDISLLGQRYGESDWRELRRRIGIVSSSVRQMMADDEPALETVVSGKYAMIDFWGRPRPADEREARRFLAQVECSELIDRRWGVLSQGERQRVLIGRALMAKPQVLILDEPCAGLDPAAREQFLGFVERIGNRRDGPTLILVTHHVEEIMPAFSHVLLLKNGRVGSAGVKADVLTSRNLSDTFTARARVKVVRHRYQMTIAPGQRRDRVA; translated from the coding sequence ATGAGATCTTCCAAACGCATCCTGGATGTTTCCAACCTGCGCATTGAGCGCAACGGAACGGTCATTCTCCACGATGTGTCATGGCAGGTTCAAAGAGGACAACACTGGGCGATTCTCGGCGCGAACGGCTCAGGAAAGACTTCGCTGCTCAGCGCCCTCACGGGTTACCTCATGCCGACGGCAGGGGACATTTCGTTGCTGGGCCAGCGCTACGGAGAATCGGATTGGCGCGAACTGCGGCGCAGGATTGGAATTGTCAGTTCGTCCGTGCGCCAGATGATGGCGGACGACGAACCCGCGCTGGAAACCGTGGTCAGCGGAAAGTACGCGATGATCGATTTCTGGGGCCGTCCGCGGCCAGCCGACGAGCGCGAGGCACGCCGCTTCCTGGCTCAGGTGGAATGTTCCGAACTCATTGATCGGCGATGGGGTGTCTTGTCGCAAGGTGAGCGTCAGCGGGTGCTGATCGGCCGCGCGCTCATGGCCAAGCCTCAGGTGCTGATTCTTGATGAACCCTGCGCGGGTCTCGATCCCGCGGCGCGCGAACAGTTCCTCGGATTCGTCGAGCGTATCGGGAATCGCCGAGATGGCCCGACGTTGATCCTGGTGACGCATCATGTGGAGGAGATCATGCCGGCGTTTTCTCATGTTCTGCTGCTCAAGAATGGACGCGTAGGTTCTGCAGGGGTAAAAGCCGATGTTCTAACAAGCCGCAACCTGTCCGATACCTTCACTGCACGCGCGCGGGTGAAGGTCGTTCGACATCGATATCAAATGACGATTGCTCCGGGACAGCGCAGAGACCGCGTCGCGTAG
- a CDS encoding LURP-one-related family protein, with protein MKQKFWSWGDDFTIKDSNGADVFQVDGRAFSWGDKLSFHDAAGKEIAFIRQKLLSWGPTYEVEVHGRLTAVVKKHLFTLFRAKFTVDVPGPDDLEAAGDFLSHEYAFSRGGRAVAQVSKRWFSWSDTYGIDVEDGEDDVLILASAVVIDMVCHQESRKG; from the coding sequence ATGAAACAAAAGTTTTGGTCGTGGGGCGATGACTTTACGATCAAGGATTCCAATGGCGCCGATGTTTTCCAGGTCGACGGCCGCGCTTTCAGCTGGGGCGACAAGCTGTCGTTCCACGATGCCGCTGGAAAAGAGATAGCGTTTATTCGGCAGAAACTTCTCTCGTGGGGACCCACGTATGAGGTCGAGGTGCACGGGAGACTGACTGCGGTCGTAAAGAAACATCTGTTCACGCTGTTCCGGGCAAAATTCACGGTCGACGTGCCAGGACCAGACGACCTGGAGGCAGCGGGCGATTTCCTCAGTCATGAGTATGCGTTTTCACGTGGCGGCAGAGCCGTGGCCCAGGTGAGCAAACGCTGGTTCAGTTGGTCGGATACATATGGGATTGATGTCGAAGACGGCGAGGATGACGTGCTGATCCTGGCGAGCGCCGTCGTGATCGACATGGTATGCCATCAGGAGAGCCGGAAAGGGTGA
- the rpmH gene encoding 50S ribosomal protein L34, with protein MKRQYQPSKIRRKRQHGFLSRNSKKSGKAILANRRRVGRKRLTPV; from the coding sequence ATGAAGAGACAGTATCAACCGTCGAAGATTCGCCGTAAGCGGCAGCACGGATTTCTTTCGCGCAACAGCAAGAAGAGCGGAAAAGCCATCCTGGCGAATCGCCGCCGCGTGGGCCGCAAGCGCCTGACTCCCGTCTAG
- the rnpA gene encoding ribonuclease P protein component, producing MAAASQPLTFTRAMRIKQGRDFSRIRQQGQRVVHGCLIANWHKMPAGAQPRLGLVTSAKIGNAVVRNRARRLMREAFRLHQHDLLGPVDLVLVARASIVGKPLASVEKDFLTTLRKAGLLN from the coding sequence ATGGCCGCCGCTTCCCAGCCGCTGACGTTTACCCGCGCGATGCGGATCAAGCAGGGGCGGGACTTCTCGCGCATTCGCCAGCAGGGCCAGCGTGTGGTTCACGGTTGCCTGATTGCTAACTGGCACAAAATGCCTGCGGGTGCGCAACCCCGGCTGGGGTTGGTGACGAGCGCAAAAATCGGGAATGCGGTGGTTCGCAACCGGGCACGACGACTGATGCGGGAGGCTTTTCGATTGCATCAACATGATTTACTCGGGCCGGTGGACCTGGTCCTCGTGGCCCGCGCATCGATAGTGGGAAAGCCACTCGCAAGCGTGGAGAAGGACTTTTTGACAACCCTGCGCAAGGCGGGATTGCTGAACTGA
- the yidD gene encoding membrane protein insertion efficiency factor YidD — MNPAQHILVLLVRIYRWVLSPAKTFLFGPLGHCRFEPSCSQYAMDAVMAHGAARGTWLAFRRICRCHPRGGCGWDPVPPASQRRRGVEVQAAAVSK; from the coding sequence ATGAATCCGGCGCAACACATTCTTGTCCTGCTCGTGCGGATCTATCGCTGGGTGCTGTCCCCCGCCAAGACTTTCCTCTTTGGTCCGCTGGGCCATTGTCGCTTTGAACCGAGTTGCTCCCAATATGCCATGGACGCAGTGATGGCGCACGGCGCTGCCCGCGGTACGTGGCTCGCCTTTCGTCGCATTTGCCGGTGTCATCCCCGCGGTGGATGCGGGTGGGACCCTGTGCCTCCTGCCAGCCAGCGCCGACGCGGCGTTGAGGTGCAGGCCGCAGCCGTTTCCAAATAA
- the yidC gene encoding membrane protein insertase YidC — MDRKTIFIIVACIGLLLGWNALISRLYPPVPVPVQSSTNNVAEVPPVTVAGTNSANAAFSPATSTLGTNIAQLTDTNVAEQTLVVSNENARYTFSTHGGGLKQIDLVGASTSRERRQGVAPTLNAGARIATMAAMDGTMLDGNGVYHLSETPTGVRAEKQLPNGLAIIKEFTIRSNYMVSVALRLQNASQQPIALPEQKWVVGTATPLTPDDDGLTLGIFWSNGETPEDISSGWFANRTLGCFPGTPRTEYRDGQSNVVWAAVHNQFFAIVAMPREPANQIYGRSLLMPPPSAELMRTNSRVVKEPKAYEAALVYAAATLAPGQAIDRHIELYAGPKEYKTLASIAGTHNDMVNVVMGFGGWFGGFFGFFSKMLLLGMNGLHDLLSLPYGWCIIVITVIVKLLFWPLTAASTRSMKRMAALQPQMKAIADKYKEDPVKRNQKTMEFMRENKVNPLGGCLPMLLQMPVFIGFFYMIRSAIELRGAEFLWVPDLSRPDTLFFIPGINFPFNVLPLLMGGTMLWQAHLTPPSPGMDPMQQKIMKYMPLMFMVFLYNYSSGLALYWTVNNLLTILQTKLTKTNPLPTPAPAPALTAHGKKKK, encoded by the coding sequence ATGGATCGTAAAACCATCTTCATCATCGTCGCTTGCATTGGCCTTCTGCTCGGCTGGAACGCCCTCATTTCACGGCTTTATCCACCCGTTCCCGTACCCGTTCAAAGCTCGACCAACAACGTGGCAGAGGTGCCCCCCGTTACTGTTGCAGGAACGAACAGTGCGAATGCCGCGTTTTCACCCGCGACGAGCACGCTCGGCACCAACATTGCGCAATTGACGGACACGAATGTGGCGGAACAAACCCTCGTGGTCAGCAACGAGAACGCCCGTTACACCTTCAGCACGCACGGCGGGGGCTTGAAGCAGATCGACCTCGTCGGCGCGAGCACATCGCGGGAGCGCCGCCAGGGTGTTGCGCCCACGCTGAACGCAGGAGCCCGCATCGCCACCATGGCTGCAATGGATGGAACGATGCTTGACGGCAACGGCGTGTATCATCTTTCCGAGACACCCACGGGTGTCCGTGCGGAAAAGCAGCTGCCCAATGGACTGGCGATCATTAAAGAGTTCACCATCCGCTCGAACTACATGGTTTCGGTCGCGTTGCGCCTGCAGAATGCCTCGCAGCAGCCGATTGCGTTGCCTGAGCAGAAATGGGTGGTTGGAACGGCGACGCCCCTCACACCCGACGACGATGGATTGACCCTGGGAATTTTCTGGTCGAATGGTGAGACACCCGAGGACATCAGTTCCGGCTGGTTCGCCAATCGCACGCTAGGTTGTTTTCCAGGAACACCGCGGACGGAATATCGCGACGGACAAAGCAATGTCGTCTGGGCCGCGGTTCACAACCAGTTCTTCGCGATCGTGGCCATGCCCCGCGAACCGGCGAATCAGATCTACGGACGTTCATTGTTGATGCCTCCGCCGAGTGCTGAGTTGATGCGCACCAACTCGCGAGTGGTGAAGGAGCCGAAAGCCTACGAAGCAGCGCTGGTGTATGCAGCGGCCACGCTCGCGCCGGGACAGGCGATCGATCGCCACATTGAGCTCTACGCGGGACCCAAGGAATACAAAACCCTGGCGAGCATCGCGGGAACGCACAACGACATGGTGAACGTCGTGATGGGATTTGGCGGGTGGTTTGGCGGCTTCTTCGGGTTCTTTTCGAAAATGCTCCTGCTGGGCATGAACGGCCTGCACGATCTGCTCAGCCTGCCCTACGGATGGTGCATCATTGTCATTACGGTCATCGTCAAGCTCCTCTTCTGGCCCCTCACTGCGGCAAGCACCCGCTCCATGAAGCGCATGGCGGCATTGCAGCCGCAGATGAAGGCGATTGCCGACAAATACAAGGAAGACCCGGTCAAGCGGAACCAGAAGACCATGGAGTTCATGCGGGAAAACAAGGTGAACCCGCTGGGCGGATGTCTGCCCATGCTGCTGCAGATGCCGGTGTTCATCGGATTCTTCTACATGATCCGCAGCGCGATCGAGTTGCGCGGCGCGGAGTTCCTGTGGGTGCCCGACCTGTCGCGGCCCGACACGCTCTTCTTTATTCCCGGAATCAATTTTCCGTTCAACGTGCTGCCCCTTCTGATGGGTGGAACGATGCTATGGCAGGCGCATTTGACGCCGCCATCGCCCGGCATGGATCCGATGCAGCAGAAGATCATGAAGTACATGCCCCTCATGTTCATGGTGTTCCTCTACAATTATTCCTCGGGCCTCGCGCTGTATTGGACCGTGAACAATCTGCTGACGATTCTTCAGACCAAGCTGACGAAAACGAATCCGCTGCCCACGCCTGCGCCTGCTCCCGCCTTGACGGCGCACGGGAAAAAGAAGAAATAG
- a CDS encoding R3H domain-containing nucleic acid-binding protein, which translates to MPAQPKETLEKVLQLLGFDVTIEEHTLEDGVLLDVKTEESGRLIGRQGQTLSDLQYLTNRLLFQQDPAAPKVMVDVGGYRAEAREALVKKAKEAAEKVRRWGDVVELEPLSAFDRRIIHQALRDDPGVETHSVEVEGTDKKAILLRPKH; encoded by the coding sequence ATGCCTGCCCAACCCAAAGAAACGCTGGAGAAGGTTCTGCAACTGCTCGGGTTCGATGTCACGATCGAGGAACATACGCTGGAAGATGGCGTTCTCCTCGACGTGAAAACGGAGGAATCCGGGCGGCTGATCGGACGCCAGGGCCAGACGCTTTCAGACCTTCAATACCTGACAAATCGCCTGCTGTTTCAGCAGGATCCGGCCGCGCCCAAGGTGATGGTGGATGTAGGCGGTTATCGTGCCGAAGCCCGCGAAGCGCTGGTCAAGAAGGCCAAGGAAGCGGCCGAAAAGGTGCGGCGCTGGGGTGACGTGGTGGAACTGGAGCCGTTAAGCGCGTTCGACCGGCGCATCATTCATCAGGCCTTGCGAGATGATCCCGGCGTTGAGACCCACAGCGTGGAAGTGGAAGGCACGGACAAGAAGGCTATTCTGCTGCGGCCAAAACATTAA
- a CDS encoding glycoside hydrolase family 2 TIM barrel-domain containing protein: MMNSVSHFCAGRSWRRFETLLTALAIAGNVVLTSAAADATNDWERPKLTGVNNERMHATMVICPDVKTALSIGPVSNEERVKSPFYRSLNGNWKYHLSSNLLTRIPDFCLTDFDDSKWPEIRVPSNVEKEGWGVPIFVNIRYPWPEPWNPPFVPPDDPNNSVNAYRRSFDLPKDWDGRKIFVTFDGVNSFFYLWINGQKAGMGKDSRTPVEFDITKYLKPGKNLIAVENFRWCDGSYLEDQDFWRYSGIFRDVYLWSAPGVHVRDIEVTTDLDPQYRDAEMRGKLHLVNYGSERTTVNIKVDVLNPNRDSVFSHAFDQTLEAGEERLLDGNAAFTNPLKWTAETPHLYKLLVTLKDLDGKIMEVIPVNVGFREVEIRDGNLLVNGKRVLFKGVNRHETDPDHGQVVTMKGMVQDIELMKQFNINAVRTCHYPNVPAWYDLCDQYGIYLIDEANIESHGMGYGNRTLAKDASYAEAHMDRTVRMVERDKNHPSIVIWSLGNEAGDGPNFEATSKWIKQRDSTRPVHYEQAGRRPHTDIICPMYPGPNELARYAAEPRDRPYIMCEYSHAMGNSLGGMWKYWDQIYSKPYLQGGFIWDWVDQAQRERVPGRKDEFFWAFGGDYGPPGTPSDLNSCSDGVVAPNRDPHPGAYEMKHVYQYVHTKAIDLGKRTFEAKNWYDFINVKEIARGEWKLKQDGKVIQSGALPELDIAPGATLQFTVPVKEFRPAPGAEYFLEISFILKANEPWAKRGHEVAWDEFKLPDSAPAEVGSAPRRANLRLVQNGDTARVIGRDFEISFDRGAGMKSWKAGRTELIRTPLVPHFWRALTDNDRGRRGRNGYPQRAWRTAHEERANRNFKAEQRGEVVEVTSETTLPNAGDAVWSTTYTIHPRGDVVVSARFSPGQTSLPALPRLGMQMTLPEGFDRITWLGPGPHETYVDRKDAKVGVYSGTVAEQLYPHYSIPGETGNKVDVRWVALTNRRGVGLLATGMPLLSVNALHHETEDLNSGNHLHQIPKRDYVTLNIDLMQQGLGGDNSWGAWPHREFLIPLKDYSYSFRLRPLRRGDTPEEIARHSLK; the protein is encoded by the coding sequence ATGATGAACTCTGTTAGCCATTTTTGCGCGGGCCGCTCATGGCGCCGTTTTGAAACACTGCTGACCGCGCTGGCCATCGCTGGCAATGTGGTCCTCACCAGCGCCGCAGCCGATGCAACCAACGACTGGGAACGGCCTAAACTCACAGGCGTTAACAATGAGCGGATGCATGCCACCATGGTGATTTGCCCCGATGTGAAGACGGCACTGTCGATCGGTCCGGTGTCGAACGAAGAGCGTGTGAAGTCGCCCTTCTATCGCTCGCTGAATGGCAACTGGAAATATCATCTCAGCTCAAATCTTCTCACCCGCATTCCGGATTTTTGCCTCACCGACTTCGACGATTCGAAATGGCCAGAGATCCGCGTGCCATCCAATGTCGAGAAGGAAGGCTGGGGCGTGCCGATCTTTGTGAACATCCGCTATCCCTGGCCGGAGCCCTGGAATCCGCCGTTCGTTCCGCCTGACGATCCCAACAACTCCGTCAATGCGTATCGCCGCTCGTTTGATTTGCCGAAGGATTGGGACGGACGAAAGATCTTCGTCACGTTCGATGGAGTTAACTCCTTTTTCTACCTTTGGATCAACGGCCAGAAGGCCGGAATGGGCAAGGACAGCCGCACGCCTGTTGAGTTCGACATCACGAAATACCTGAAGCCCGGCAAAAACCTGATCGCGGTCGAGAACTTCCGCTGGTGCGACGGCTCCTATCTTGAAGACCAGGATTTCTGGCGTTACAGCGGGATCTTTCGCGACGTGTACCTTTGGTCCGCGCCCGGCGTGCATGTGCGCGACATCGAAGTCACAACCGATCTCGATCCTCAATATCGCGATGCCGAGATGCGCGGAAAGTTGCACCTCGTGAACTACGGCAGCGAGAGGACGACCGTAAACATCAAGGTGGACGTCCTCAATCCAAATCGAGATTCGGTCTTTTCCCACGCATTCGACCAGACCCTCGAGGCGGGCGAGGAGCGTTTGCTCGATGGCAACGCCGCCTTCACCAATCCGCTGAAATGGACCGCAGAAACCCCACACCTTTATAAGCTGCTGGTCACCCTCAAGGACCTTGATGGGAAGATCATGGAAGTGATTCCTGTCAATGTCGGTTTTCGCGAGGTGGAGATTCGCGACGGCAACCTGCTCGTGAATGGAAAACGCGTCCTCTTCAAGGGCGTGAATCGGCACGAGACCGATCCGGATCATGGCCAGGTGGTGACGATGAAAGGAATGGTCCAGGACATTGAGTTGATGAAGCAGTTCAACATCAATGCGGTCCGTACCTGCCATTATCCCAACGTGCCGGCCTGGTACGATCTTTGTGATCAGTACGGCATTTACCTCATCGACGAAGCCAATATCGAAAGCCATGGCATGGGTTATGGGAACCGGACGCTGGCGAAGGACGCTTCCTACGCCGAGGCTCACATGGATCGAACCGTCCGCATGGTGGAGCGCGACAAGAATCACCCCTCAATTGTGATCTGGTCCCTGGGTAATGAAGCGGGCGATGGCCCGAATTTCGAGGCGACATCAAAGTGGATCAAGCAGCGTGACTCGACCCGTCCGGTCCATTACGAACAGGCGGGGCGCCGTCCGCACACGGATATCATTTGTCCGATGTATCCGGGCCCGAACGAACTCGCGCGCTATGCGGCGGAACCGCGCGATCGGCCTTACATCATGTGCGAATATTCCCACGCGATGGGCAACAGCCTCGGAGGCATGTGGAAGTATTGGGACCAGATTTACAGCAAACCGTATCTGCAGGGCGGCTTCATCTGGGATTGGGTGGATCAGGCGCAGAGGGAGCGTGTGCCTGGAAGGAAAGATGAATTCTTTTGGGCCTTTGGCGGTGACTACGGCCCTCCCGGAACGCCGAGCGATTTGAATTCATGCAGCGACGGCGTGGTGGCTCCGAATCGGGATCCGCATCCGGGCGCGTATGAGATGAAGCATGTGTATCAATACGTTCATACCAAAGCCATCGATCTTGGAAAGCGCACGTTCGAGGCGAAGAACTGGTATGACTTCATCAACGTGAAGGAGATCGCACGCGGTGAATGGAAGTTGAAACAGGATGGAAAGGTGATTCAATCCGGCGCGTTGCCTGAACTGGATATTGCTCCTGGCGCGACGCTGCAATTCACCGTTCCCGTAAAGGAGTTTCGTCCCGCACCCGGTGCTGAATACTTTCTGGAAATCAGCTTCATCCTCAAAGCAAACGAGCCATGGGCGAAGCGAGGACATGAGGTCGCGTGGGACGAGTTCAAGCTGCCGGATTCAGCTCCAGCGGAAGTGGGTTCCGCCCCGCGCCGCGCGAATCTCCGATTGGTTCAAAACGGCGACACGGCGCGAGTGATTGGGCGCGATTTTGAAATTTCCTTTGATCGGGGGGCAGGAATGAAATCGTGGAAGGCAGGCCGAACCGAATTGATCCGAACGCCGCTGGTTCCGCATTTCTGGCGCGCCCTGACTGACAATGACCGCGGCCGGCGCGGACGCAATGGTTATCCGCAGCGCGCCTGGCGCACGGCGCATGAAGAACGGGCGAACCGCAATTTCAAAGCCGAGCAGAGGGGCGAAGTCGTGGAAGTGACGTCCGAGACCACGCTCCCGAATGCAGGCGATGCGGTTTGGTCGACGACTTACACGATTCATCCCAGGGGGGATGTGGTGGTGTCCGCGCGATTCTCTCCGGGCCAGACCAGCCTGCCTGCGCTGCCGCGGCTTGGGATGCAGATGACCCTGCCTGAAGGGTTCGATCGGATCACGTGGCTGGGACCCGGGCCGCATGAGACGTACGTTGATCGCAAAGACGCGAAGGTGGGCGTCTACAGCGGCACGGTTGCGGAACAATTGTATCCGCATTATTCGATCCCGGGAGAAACCGGCAACAAGGTGGACGTGCGCTGGGTGGCGCTGACGAATCGCCGCGGCGTGGGTTTGCTTGCCACGGGGATGCCGTTGTTGAGTGTCAATGCGCTGCATCATGAGACCGAGGATTTGAATTCGGGCAATCACCTCCATCAAATTCCGAAGCGCGACTACGTGACACTTAACATTGATTTGATGCAACAGGGCCTGGGTGGGGACAACAGCTGGGGCGCCTGGCCGCATCGTGAGTTTCTGATTCCGCTGAAGGATTACAGCTACAGTTTCCGCCTGCGGCCGCTGCGGCGCGGAGACACGCCGGAGGAAATCGCGCGGCATTCACTCAAGTAG
- a CDS encoding sodium:solute symporter family protein, whose amino-acid sequence METINLGGIDYAILLIYVAAVVGIGFALKRYMKSSSDFLTSGRSIPTWVTGLAFISANLGALELVGMAASGAKYGIATSHFYWVGAIPAMVFLAVFMMPFYYGSKARSVPEYLKMRFDERVRALNSVAFAVMTVFASGISMNALAKLLNQLLGWDYHLALWICSGVVLLYVLKGGLTSAIYTEVLQFFMIVLGFAPVVYLGLKDVGGWGAMNKTLETVATNPSGVYLAEAGKTFEPNAWTSAWQPLLAGPANNPMGVDIFAMVFGLGFVLSFGYWCTNFLVVQRAMAAKNMTAARNTPLVAAVPKMIFPILVIVPGMIAVALTAMPEKGFRIPPPPISSQVYTASAEVVKQASPADPNAAVESITKAMGKKMDNVKLVALVSQAPTLNDDQIKTRLHDAVAEYDYDGVILSLVKKYCPPGLLGLALTALLASFMSGMAGNVTAFNTVWTYDLYQAYFAPNKSDSHYMWMGKVITVVGILLSIACAYFAKQYNNAMDIIQLVFGFVNAPLFATFLLGMFWARCTATGAFYGLFGGIGASALFHALTIAGSNAPGVKGGYLAVKQVFPSEMAQNFWLAAFAFIVCFVLTLVISLATKRTKTNEELTGLVYSLTPKIKDENQAWYVRPAVVGTILLIACVILNIIFW is encoded by the coding sequence ATGGAGACCATCAACCTTGGTGGAATTGATTACGCTATCCTGCTTATTTACGTAGCCGCCGTTGTGGGGATTGGGTTTGCCCTCAAGCGCTACATGAAAAGTTCGTCCGACTTCCTCACGTCGGGACGATCGATCCCCACATGGGTGACCGGACTTGCGTTCATTTCAGCGAACCTGGGAGCGTTGGAACTGGTTGGGATGGCGGCAAGCGGCGCGAAATATGGCATCGCCACGAGCCATTTCTATTGGGTGGGCGCGATTCCAGCGATGGTGTTTCTGGCGGTGTTCATGATGCCGTTTTACTACGGCTCAAAGGCGCGATCCGTTCCCGAGTACTTGAAGATGCGGTTTGATGAACGCGTGCGGGCGCTGAATTCCGTCGCGTTCGCCGTCATGACCGTCTTCGCGTCAGGCATTTCGATGAACGCGCTGGCCAAGCTGCTGAACCAGTTGCTGGGATGGGATTACCATCTGGCCCTGTGGATCTGCTCGGGCGTCGTGCTGTTGTATGTGCTCAAGGGTGGCCTGACTTCCGCGATCTACACCGAGGTGCTGCAGTTCTTCATGATTGTGCTGGGCTTTGCTCCCGTTGTTTACCTGGGGCTGAAGGACGTTGGCGGCTGGGGTGCCATGAACAAGACCCTGGAGACGGTAGCAACCAATCCCTCAGGCGTTTACCTGGCCGAAGCTGGCAAAACCTTTGAGCCGAATGCATGGACCAGCGCATGGCAGCCGCTGCTCGCCGGCCCCGCCAACAATCCGATGGGCGTCGATATTTTCGCAATGGTCTTCGGACTCGGCTTTGTGCTGTCGTTTGGTTACTGGTGCACCAACTTCCTCGTGGTTCAACGCGCCATGGCGGCGAAGAACATGACGGCCGCCCGGAACACCCCTCTTGTCGCGGCGGTGCCGAAAATGATTTTTCCAATCCTGGTGATTGTTCCGGGAATGATCGCTGTTGCGCTTACGGCGATGCCTGAAAAAGGCTTTCGCATCCCGCCGCCGCCGATCAGTTCGCAGGTGTATACCGCTTCAGCGGAAGTGGTGAAGCAGGCCAGCCCCGCTGATCCCAATGCGGCTGTCGAATCCATCACGAAAGCCATGGGCAAGAAGATGGACAACGTGAAACTGGTCGCGCTTGTAAGCCAGGCTCCGACCTTGAACGACGACCAGATCAAGACGCGCCTGCACGACGCCGTGGCTGAATACGATTACGACGGCGTGATCCTTTCGCTCGTGAAGAAGTATTGTCCGCCGGGCCTGCTGGGGCTCGCATTGACAGCGCTGCTGGCATCGTTCATGTCCGGAATGGCGGGCAACGTCACAGCCTTCAACACCGTCTGGACCTATGATCTCTATCAAGCCTACTTCGCTCCCAACAAGAGCGACTCCCATTACATGTGGATGGGCAAGGTGATCACAGTGGTGGGAATCCTGTTGAGCATCGCCTGCGCTTACTTTGCCAAGCAGTACAACAATGCGATGGACATCATTCAGCTCGTGTTCGGATTTGTGAACGCGCCGCTGTTTGCGACGTTCCTGCTGGGAATGTTCTGGGCGCGCTGCACTGCGACGGGAGCGTTCTATGGGCTCTTCGGAGGGATTGGTGCTTCCGCCCTGTTCCATGCCCTGACCATTGCGGGCAGCAACGCGCCGGGGGTGAAGGGCGGCTATCTGGCCGTGAAGCAGGTATTCCCGAGCGAAATGGCGCAGAACTTCTGGCTGGCCGCCTTCGCGTTCATCGTGTGTTTTGTCCTGACGCTCGTGATTTCACTGGCAACCAAACGGACCAAAACCAATGAAGAGCTGACGGGCCTGGTCTATTCGCTCACGCCCAAGATCAAAGACGAGAACCAGGCCTGGTATGTGCGTCCTGCAGTGGTCGGAACGATTCTGCTGATCGCCTGTGTGATCCTGAACATCATCTTCTGGTAA